The window GATCGTGGACAGCGCGGATCGCCTGAGCTCCAAGCTCGCGGTCTCCATCCTTGAGAAGGCGTCGCAGACGGGGGCGAAAGTGGTCCTAGTCGGGGATCCCCAGCGGTGCCACCCCGTGGAAGCGGGCAACCCCTTCGCCTACCTGCGTCGGGCCGGCCTGCGGACCCACGGCCTCTATCCCTCCGGCCGCCAGCAGGACCGCGTCCTCCGGAAGGTCGTCGCCCGAACCTCCGAGGGGAGGGACCCGGAGGCGCTCGCGGCGCTCGCGGACAAAGGCCGGATCTTCGAGATCGCGAACCCGAAGGACCGGCACCAAGCCATCGTGAACGAGGTCCTGAAGGCGCCGGAAAGCCTGGTCATCGTCGCCCGCAACGACGAGCGGATCCAGCTCAATCGCCTCATCCGGGAGGCGCTGATCGAAGCCGGGAGGGTGGAGGGCAGTGGCTCCCTCGTCCCCGTGGCGGTGAGCCGGGGCCTCACGGAGTCAGAAAAGGGTGAGGCGCGCAGCTACGAGGTCGGCGACCGGATTCGGTTCCGCGAACGGTGGAGCCGGCACGGGATTAAACGCGGTTCGGAGGGGCGGGTTCTGGCCGTCGACCTAGAACGCAACCGTATTGCCGTCCAAAGCGGTGACGGTCGCGTCTTCGAGTACGACCCCAGACGCTGTCCTTCGGTGGAGGTCTCGGCCATCGAGGCGCATCACTTTGCCGTCGGCGACCGGGTGCAGCTTGGGGCCCTCCGCAAGCCGAGGGCGGCGAGCGGGGAGTTCGGGACCGTCAGGAGCCTGGATCCGGGCCGCATCCACATCCTCCTCGACAGCGGGCGCCGGACGAGGCTCCGCCGGGGGGAGGAGCCCCTGCCCCTCAATCACGCCTACGCCATCGCGTCTCCGCGGGAGCTTGGGAAAACCGTGGATCGGGTGCTCCTATCCGTGGACACGTCAGGGCCCCCCGAACTTGTCAACCGGGAGCTGTTCTTTTTCTCGATCGCGACCGCGAGGAGGGAGGCGCTCGTCTTCACGGACAGCCAGAAGGACCTCGCCGCGGCCGTGGGCCGCCAGGCGGACGGGAGCCCGGGAGCGCACTCGATGCGCAGGAGAAGACTAAGAGGGAAGTCGCGCGATGAAAGACATGGACTTGAGCTTGGACGTCCCCGACTCGAAGACGGCCCTCGCGCCGGCATCGACGCCGACCGGGCGAACGGAGGGCCGAGAGCGGGCGTGGAGCGAGGAGACGGAGAGCCTGGAGGCCCTCTACCGCTTGCTGATCGACAAGGAGCAGCGGCTCCTCACGATGCTAGCCGAGCAGGAGAGACGGCTCGACGCGCAGACGGAGCGGGACAAGAAGCTCGCGGGCCTGGTCGCCCCCAGCGAGCAGCGACAGCAAGCGCGCTACGCACGGCTGAACGAGTTTCTCCGGCGCGTGATGGAGCGGACCGAGCAGGCGGCGACCGACGTGCTCGCCCGGGCGGAAGCGGCGGCCGAGCAGCTAGGCGAGCGAGTACTTCGGGATACGGAGGCGTGGAGGCGGGAGGCGGGCCGCGGGCTGAGAGTTCTCATGGCGACGATCGCGCTCCTGATGATGCTTCAGACCGCGATCCTGGGGTTGGCGCTTTGGCAGTCAGCCGGGGAGCGCGGCGGGAGCCCGCCCCGCGTTCAGGATCCGAGCCCGACCGTCCCCGCGCGAGGACCGGCAAGCCCAGCCTGCCCCCTCTGAGCGGGGTCCTTGAGCGGGTGCGCGCTCTCGAAAGACAGGACG of the Vicinamibacteria bacterium genome contains:
- the mobF gene encoding MobF family relaxase; protein product: MFHGSRCLTVAQASEYYLQEYSRDDHARGPRAEVAGVWLGRGVESLGLKGPVQKADFVALLEGKSGAGSQLVQSQVGTGKHRAGWDFVCSTDKSVSIAVLVGGDEAVLEAYRKAVLKGFLELERFAQVDQVHHGLRRKDTTGSMVAARFEHKTNRKADPHLHSHIFVMNMTQTGEGCWRALVEREVFGALPLATAVHRAELARLLGKLGYRVVVRPDGRVGIDGLTKEQLDHFSRRRKEVEAYLLKHGLSGPRAAERAALNTREAKARDVDPAALLASWRERARNLGIDLRGLQERYSEVRVVSAETVRSAARESVAFALAHVSQTRAVFQERELEVAALNHGLGRIVVEDVRAAVQEQEGVIRMRDSRLPSDLLTTREALRLERRTIDLMRAGRDVGFALRGSFRPPNDLGPDQERVVRFVLDGRDHVIGLRAREGTRKPSALSALREAAKGCGWRVRVLSPEGPATNLLPDAGFDVAEGAGGRGHSSPHRPELWIVDSADRLSSKLAVSILEKASQTGAKVVLVGDPQRCHPVEAGNPFAYLRRAGLRTHGLYPSGRQQDRVLRKVVARTSEGRDPEALAALADKGRIFEIANPKDRHQAIVNEVLKAPESLVIVARNDERIQLNRLIREALIEAGRVEGSGSLVPVAVSRGLTESEKGEARSYEVGDRIRFRERWSRHGIKRGSEGRVLAVDLERNRIAVQSGDGRVFEYDPRRCPSVEVSAIEAHHFAVGDRVQLGALRKPRAASGEFGTVRSLDPGRIHILLDSGRRTRLRRGEEPLPLNHAYAIASPRELGKTVDRVLLSVDTSGPPELVNRELFFFSIATARREALVFTDSQKDLAAAVGRQADGSPGAHSMRRRRLRGKSRDERHGLELGRPRLEDGPRAGIDADRANGGPRAGVERGDGEPGGPLPLADRQGAAAPHDASRAGETARRADGAGQEARGPGRPQRAATASALRTAERVSPARDGADRAGGDRRARPGGSGGRAARRASTSGYGGVEAGGGPRAESSHGDDRAPDDASDRDPGVGALAVSRGARREPAPRSGSEPDRPRARTGKPSLPPLSGVLERVRALERQDDERAPRPQRAPRVDREFERDR